From the genome of Portunus trituberculatus isolate SZX2019 chromosome 5, ASM1759143v1, whole genome shotgun sequence:
tgtgtgtgtgtgtgtgtttagtttgggttaggttaggtttggtttggttaggttaggttaatattgAGTTAGGTTTGACTACTTAAGGTTAGCCTGGTTTAATTTACTTTACATTAAGTTCATTTATAttgaattaatttaatttaaatGAATTTGGGTTACTTAAATTAAGGCAACACCAATTTAAGTTCGGTTACATTAAGTTACCTTACATTTATTTAGGTTAACTTATTTCAGGATATATTTAGATTGAGTTGATTGAGGTTAGATTAATTTAAATAACATTGatttagataaggttaggttaggttagatcccACACCCATACCAGCCTCTAGCACACCACTGTTCACAAGAAACAAGTCAACATTTAGATTGAGTAGATTGAGGTTAGGTTCATTTAGATATCATTGATATAGATAAGGTTagataagattaggttaggttgggttaggttagattaggttagggtcCACATCCATACCAGCCTCTAACACACAGAAAACAAGGCGACATTTAGGTGTAGTTGGTTGAGGCTAGATTCATTTAGATAACATTGAtatagataaggttaggttagggccaCATCCATACCAGCCTCTAACACACAGAAAACAAGGCAACATTTAAGTTTAGTTCGTTGAGGTTACATTCATTTAGATAACATTGATTTAGATAATATTagataagataaggttaggttaggttagggaccACACCCATACCAGCCCCTAACACACCACTTCCCGCAGGAGACAAGTCGCATTGCCATCTGTAATCTGGACTGGGACCGAATCAAGGCAGCCGATCTGATGGTGCTGTTCTCGTCCTTCTGTCCACTGGGGGGCTCGGTAAAGCAGGTCGCCATTTACCCCTCAGACTATGGCAAGCAGAGGATGGCAGAGGAAGACCGCTCAGGCCCCCAAGAGCTCACTATGGCACGTCGAGGGAGgaaagagctggaggaggaggaggaggaggaagaagaagaggagaagaaagatatgaGGCTTGATTTAGTTGACTTAGAGAAGCTGCaaaaaggtgtgtgtttgtttcctcctcctccttcttcttattattcttattattattattattattattattattattcatcttattctcctttcatatatatttcatttttattcaataATTTATCatcttaactcctcctcctcctcctcctcctcctcctcctcctcctcctcctcctcctcctcctcctcaggcaaACTAGACCAAACAGCCGGGGCCACCAAGAGGGACTTTGAGGCACTGCGACGCTACCAGAGGAACCGTCTCCGCTACTTCTACGCAGTGATGGAATGTGACAGCGTGGACACCGCCCGCACCCTATACCAGGAGTGTGACCGCCAGCCCTTCGAGGGGGCCGGCATTTTCCTCGACCTGCGCTATATTCCCTCTGATATGACCTTTGAcgaggtgatgtgtgtgtgtgtgtgtgttgtgtttgtgtgtgtgtttacctagttttatATTACCAAACATTAACACCCAAAAAAAttgccacaacaccacaacaccattttAACACCACAATTTATACCATAAGCACCTCAGTTCTGTACCCCAAAATACTGCAGTTCACatcaacaccaaaaaaacaagaagaacattaATTTTACATCATAAACACCAATTCAACACCAAAAAAGTACCACACCACCTCTTAAACACCCCACAATCTATTCACTCAtagcaacaccacaacaccatttcAACACCACTCGTACACCCCACAAACACCCCACAATCAATCTATTCACTCATAGCAACAACACattacaacaccacaacaccactcctACACCCACAGACACCCCACGATCTATTCACTCATACCCACACCTCAttgcaacaccacaacaccacttcaacaccactcctacacccacaaacaccccacGAGCTATTCACTCACCACATTACAACactacaccaccaaaacaccacttcaacaccaccTCAAGACCACTCTTACACCCATAGATACCCCACAATCTATTCACTCATACCCACACCACAttgcaacaccacaacaccacttcaacaccacttcaacaccagTCCTACACCCACAGACACCCCACAACCATTACCAGACCTCAATTTTATACCCAAAACCACAGAAATTTCCatcaacacccaaaaaacacccattttacaccattaacaccatttcaacaccaaaaataataccaccaccaccttaacacCACTCCTACACCCACAGACACCCCACGACTTATGCCAAGCGGTGCCACGGTCCTACAAGGCAAAGGATTTTGTCACCACGGCACTGCAGAACACTCGGCCGGCACTTACCTGGGACGAGACTGATCCCGAACGCTACAAGGCACTCAGCTCAGCCATGGCACAGGCTCTCAAGGGCGGCACTCTCAGCGAAGACCAACTTAAGGTGCCGAGTGTCAAATGgatcttaggttaggttaggttaaattaggtgtggttgggttagatttagttaaattgtgttaggttaggttggttaggttaggttaggttagattgagttaagtttggttaggttaggtcagattaggttaggttaggttggtttgagttagtttgggtttggttaggttaggttaggttgggttgggttaggttagcagTGTCCGTGGAGGGCTTAGGGTACGTGTCTGTTTGCCTGccactgtctttctgtctctcctccgtcaagttgggttaagttatgatttttgtttttttgtttttttcttttatttattattattattttttatttatttattattttatttatttgtttttattttataattttttccttagGTTAGGCCAGGTTTGGTTGGGTTCAATAAGGTTACGTAGGTTTAATATTTTTCAGGGTTTTCATTTCTAGTTTGTTGTTTTTGAAGTGAAgttgatgttgttttctttattttatcttaacatttaaaatacaaaataagtgGCTTCTAACACCTTCaaaactgggacgcatttttttgtgtaccattagaccattttattgacattaggaagagtctatggaggtcagaaaattaatggccatactcttcactattttaacccccacataagtttctgaagctgtctagaatcaccaaatagtcaccagagtatagaaacatgtcctggtagtgaaggggttaaagaaaagCCAcactctctcaaacacttgcaggaagaaaaacaaatactgATAATATTATGAGGCATTTACTAACACTGTAATACTTCACCAGGATTTTGTGGCATCatcgagtgaggaggaggaggaggaggaggaggcggaggagaataAGGATGACAACAGCAGTGACGAGGAGGACAGTGAGGAGgtgaaggctgcaaggatagcAAAATTCCGCGCACTCATTAGGGAAAttgacgagaaagagaagaggaagaaggaaagagacatcGACATGGAGGAAACATTTGACGACATAAAAGAAGATgacaacgaggaagaagaggaagaagatgaggaggaggaggaggagaggaggaagaagaagaacctcAGCTGAACCCATTTGAGAAGTAtctagagaagagaaaagccaagaggaaggagaagaggaagaaacagaaggaaattaagaagacagaagaagatggagagtcAGATGAAGGGATTTCAGACGACGATGTGCCTGGTGGAGTAGAAGACCTGTACTCAGACCCCTTCTTTGCCCAGGAGGTGAAAAAGGGAACTAAGAAGAagggacagaagaagaaaaaggaggaggaagaggaggatgaagggacggaggaggagaatgaaaaggtaGGTGGAAttttgatagagagagaaagagagattttttttttcttcttcttcttcttcttcttcttcttcttcttcttcttcttcttcttcttcttcttccttttttattaccCTTACTTGCCTTATCATCCACCAGTACCACATCAGACACAGATAAAATTCTTTTCTTCACACTCTCCTTGCAAAACAATCCTGAACTGCCTCTGATACAATGATACAGTCTTTGATCCATTTCCAGTCAACACACAAGGTTATTTTTTTGACACTCCGCCTCTGATACAACGATACAGTTTTTTGCTAATTTCCAGTCAACACACAAGGTTCTTTTTTTTAAACTCTGCCTGCCTCTGATACAATGATACAGTCTTTTGCTAATTCCCAGTCAACACACAAGGTTATTTTTTTGACACTCTGCCTCTGATACAATGATACAGTCTTTTGTTCAATTACCAGTTGACACACAAGGTTCTTTTTTGACACTACCACTGATACAATGATACAGTCTTTTGTTCAATTACCAGTTGACACACAAGGTTATTTTTTTTGACACTCTACCTCTGATACAATGATACAGTCTTTGATCCATTTCCAGTCAACACACAAGGTTATTTTTTTGACACTCTGCCTCTGATACAATGATAGTCTTTTGCCAATTCCCAGTCAACACACATGGTTCTTTTCTTGATTCTGCCTGCCTGTGATACAATGATAcactcttttgacctccatagacccttcctacagtaaataaaatggtctaatcatacacaaacttgaaggtgaaaatgtgtcccagtactgaaggaggttcTTATCTTAACACCCTCCTTGCAGAACAACCTTGAGCTGCTTctgatggaggaggacaaggaggacaagAGACACTTCAACATGAGAGAGATCATCAAGAACAGTGAAGCCACCAAccaagaagagcaggaagaacaaactgaaaaagaagatgatagagaagaaggagcagaagaagaaggcggTGGATGATTTTAAGGTAAGGAAGTATACAAGGAAGTTTTGGTAGATAATTCATCAaatatctaacctaatctaatttaatctgacctaacctaacctgtattttccttgtgttttgtttttagagagagagagagagaattttagtgCATTAGAGACcaggaagattaaaaaaaatgtataaaaaggagagagagagagagagagagagaggtatacatGTCTAAATCAATATCAATCTtacacaaaataacaaacaaacaataaaacaataaataaataaataaaaacaaacaatcttcgcatttcttcctccttcccgacAGATTAACATGAGTGACCCGAGATTCTCCAAGCTGATGACCTCCGGCGACTACAACATCGACCCGTCACACCCTCAGTTTAAACGCACTCAGGCCATGGACTCTCTGATTGGGGAGatacagaggaagagaatggcAGAGAGTGGGGAGATGgtaagtactgtgtgtgtgtgtgttgtgttgtgttgtgtcattACTTCAATATTGTAATTTATTCTGGCTGTTACCGTGAGATGTGAAATGTGGGAGAAAGACCTATAAGTTAGTGACAGTAGTAGCCTAGGATAgttgtagtactggtggtggtggtaaaagtagtagtagtagtagtagttgaaacaGTGAGGGgttgatatacacacacacacacacacacacacacacacacacacacacacacacacacacacacacacacacagttcactctTCTTCTATACCAGTGGTTTACAAACTTTTCTGTGAGTGAGCACCATTTGGAGGTCCCACATACTCCCTGCATACCAATTGGTGCCAGAAAAACTCATTTGTATgaaatatcaatttattcagaAGTAACTTACCTTAACACAACTCAACCTAATGCGAGAGATGCATCTGTGTCCTCTCCACCAGCTGAATGATGCCAGATCTTATGTCAGGCAAAAGTAATTCTGAGGAATGAATTAATTTAGTTTAAGTAAAATTTGCATATGTTCCCAAAAGTGCTCttgtaccacctggaaggccttcGTGTACCACAAGTTTGGCACCACTGTTCTACACTGTACAAGTCCTTTCTCTAACTTGTAATGTAAATAATGGTCATAATTTACATATTTTATCCTCCAGTCACACTCATCTCTTTATCTTGTACCTGTCTGAATTCACTCttcatatttctattttgtacaactcttctctctcttttctaactTCTGATACAAATAAGAACATgatggaagctgcaagaggttcTCAGgtctacacatggcagtcccatTATGAGCAGCAAAGATACTTAATTCCATCCATCACTCCCATGCATAAAGTTATctaaccttcagtactgggatgcatttttaccatgagttttgtgtgtgattaggcaactttatttacatcaggaagggtctataggggTCAGaggagtaatggccacagtcttcactattttaatcccccacataagtttctgaagcagtataaaattgccaaatagtcaccagaatgaatatggaaacatgtcatggtactgaaggggttaaagtgccCTATCAACTTGTTataatttcacatatttcaTCCTGCCATCACACTCATGTCTCCCTCTGCCCCTCTCAGCCCCTAGCCAAGAGACCCTGCCCGGGGGATGCCACAAAGCGAGAGCTCTCCTCGCTGGTgcagagagtgaagaggaagacaaggagggtgAAGGGCGGCAGTAACAGAGGAAGCTGAGTGTATAGTGTTGTAATAAAGAGTAATGGTTCAATGTGTTTGTTAATCTGGCcggtgtttgttggtgtgtgtagtGGCTGGTGGTTGGTATCGGAGTTGAAAGTAGGTAAATTGTGGaattagtctgagagagagagaaagagagaattttcTATATATCCCTaaactaaattctctctctctctctctctctctctctctctctctctctctcaggtacttTTCTATTGTAAATTGGAGATGAAGGGTAAATATTTAATGCATGACTGAATTAATGCAGTAACATGATCTAAGCTGTATTTCTGAATAATGACATAGGCCCactactttcacacacacacacacatacacacacacacatgataaagataataacaccgttgctgctactactactattactaccactaccacactccctcacacacattcataatttcttcctcctatcactACACTTTGTGTTTCAAGCAGGCAACAGCTGGAAATGATCAGTAAAcactgagaattgaaggaaatgttgatgAGATAAAgcggggagggatgggggttGGCGGGGCGGGGTCTTGGTCCGGGTCATGGTGGGCACTGGATGGTCTGAACCAGGGTATACATAACCATCGCTttatttaacacagtaatggctatttatctaatttggtggttgattctgggcttgtttcactctctgggtctggaaacacagggtGAGTGCAGGCAAACATTGATGGACTGACCTTGGAGGAAGGCAGGGCTGAGGCGCCCCAGTGGctcaatatttacgtacgtaattTATTTCAAAAATCGCCACAAGAAAAAAGGCTCCCAGGCTGGTATGCACTACACTTTTAGAAGCGACAAATAATAtaactaataatcaaaatataatatcCTTACCGGGTGGTTTATTTACATAAGGCGGTCCAACGAAAGGTGTTTATGTCAAATTAACGGTCATAAACACATCAtaatgtcgagatggaaagcaCAGCCAATCtacgttatattacattttctgaataggaaaaaactgctttccagccaaataaagaaaacacagattcctTGTCGTatgaagatttttgttttctattttgttaccgttaaat
Proteins encoded in this window:
- the LOC123516174 gene encoding LOW QUALITY PROTEIN: ESF1 homolog (The sequence of the model RefSeq protein was modified relative to this genomic sequence to represent the inferred CDS: inserted 2 bases in 1 codon; deleted 3 bases in 2 codons), whose product is MMKDKRGRSKGRMGRRGGRMAKGVPKAGKDMDDLKLIQSDPRFAHVTSDPKFHHIPKKERKVKLDSRFHSILTDEKFYEKSTMDPRGKRXNYSTKEDLLRFYHLSSEEDSEEEEEEKEKEEEEEEEEEEERKKTEKSEVSTESQEEKRRRKRRRRRRRRKRRRRRKREEEEKKEEEDTTQRDKEERSEVTAEVTKRLQDMTKDYARGGGELFSSDSSDDDSTTTDEEEEEEEEFEWAELDQDAVWDNEAEVEETSRIAICNLDWDRIKAADLMVLFSSFCPLGGSVKQVAIYPSDYGKQRMAEEDRSGPQELTMARRGRKELEEEEEEEEEEEKKDMRLDLVDLEKLQKGKLDQTAGATKRDFEALRRYQRNRLRYFYAVMECDSVDTARTLYQECDRQPFEGAGIFLDLRYIPSDMTFDETPHDLCQAVPRSYKAKDFVTTALQNTRPALTWDETDPERYKALSSAMAQALKGGTLSEDQLKDFVASSSEEEEEEEEAEENKDDNSSDEEDSEEVKAARIAKFRALIREIDEKEKRKKERDIDMEETFDDIKEDDNEEEEEEDEEEEEEREEEEPQLNPFEKYLEKRKAKRKEKRKKQKEIKKTEEDGESDEGISDDDVPGGVEDLYSDPFFAQEVKKGTKKKGQKKKKEEEEEDEGTEEENEKNNLELLLMEEDKEDKRHFNMREIIKTVKPPTKKSRKNKLKKKMIEKKEQKKKAVDDFKINMSDPRFSKLMTSGDYNIDPSHPQFKRTQAMDSLIGEIQRKRMAESGEMPLAKRPCPGDATKRELSSLVQRVKRKTRRVKGGSNRGS